The following are encoded in a window of Artemia franciscana chromosome 5, ASM3288406v1, whole genome shotgun sequence genomic DNA:
- the LOC136027173 gene encoding glutaredoxin-3-like isoform X1, which produces MITIQSTDHFIETCKHLGLIVVHFYADWAEQCKVLKNVFEELEKDSGLNHVLFLEIEAETHPTIAAQYKVLAAPTIIYLMGGKQVDRVDGVYTREIVEKVRLHAALADDLGNLQPSQMTTKPVAPRNPETKEELNARLRRLITAAPVMLFMKGDPNTPKCGFSRQIVNILNEHNADYRTFDILEDEAVRQGLKEFSDWPTYPQLYVNGDLVGGLDIVKEMVDSGELQSLLPKKQSLEDRLKRLINEADIMVFMKGSKDSPKCGFSRQTMDILKETGLPFSTFDILADEEVRQGLKTFSDWPTYPQVYVKGSLIGGLDIIKELKELGELTSSLKGES; this is translated from the exons ATGATTACCATACAGAGTACTGATCATTTTATTGAAACTTGCaa ACATTTGGGCCTGATAGTagttcatttttatgctgactgGGCTGAGCAATGCAAGGTTCTCAAAAACGTATTCGAGGAGCTTGAAAAGGATTCAGGACTTAAC CATGTTTTGTTCTTGGAAATTGAGGCTGAAACCCATCCAACAATTGCCGCTCAATATAAGGTCCTAGCTGCGCCGACAATAATTTATTTGATGGGTGGTAAACAAGTTGATAGAGTCGACGGTGTATATACACGTGAAATCGTTGAAAAAGTTCGTTTGCAT gCCGCCCTGGCAGATGATTTGGGGAACCTCCAACCATCCCAGATGACAACTAAACCTGTTGCTCCTCGTAACCCAGAAACGAAGGAAGAGCTCAATGCTCGACTGAGGAGACTTATTACAGCGGCTCCCGTGATGTTATTTATGAAGGGAGATCCAAACACACCGAAATGTG GCTTTTCTCGTCAAATAGTCAACATCCTGAACGAACACAATGCTGACTACCGTACTTTTGATATCCTAGAAGACGAAGCAGTTCGCCAAGGCTTAAAGGAGTTTTCAGACTGGCCGACTTACCCACAG CTGTATGTAAATGGAGATCTTGTCGGAGGATTAGACATTGTTAAAGAAATGGTTGACAGTGGTGAGCTCCAATCTTTGCTACCTAAGAAGCAGTCTCTGGAGGATCGTTTGAAGCGGTTAATTAATGAGGCTGATATTATGGTATTCATGAAAGGCTCAAAAGATTCCCCAAAATGTGGCTTCTCAAGGCAGACTATGGACATCCTCAAGGAAACCGG gcTCCCATTCAGCACTTTTGACATATTAGCTGACGAAGAAGTACGCCAAGGACTAAAGACTTTTTCTGACTGGCCGACATATCCTCAAGTTTATGTAAAAGGATCTTTGATTGGAGGATTAGACATAATCAAGGAGTTAAAGGAATTGGGAGAATTGACAAGTTCATTAAAAGGGGAGAGTTGA
- the LOC136027173 gene encoding glutaredoxin-3-like isoform X2, which produces MITIQSTDHFIETCKHLGLIVVHFYADWAEQCKVLKNVFEELEKDSGLNHVLFLEIEAETHPTIAAQYKVLAAPTIIYLMGGKQVDRVDGVYTREIVEKVRLHAALADDLGNLQPSQMTTKPVAPRNPETKEELNARLRRLITAAPVMLFMKGDPNTPKCGFSRQIVNILNEHNADYRTFDILEDEAVRQGLKEFSDWPTYPQLYVNGDLVGGLDIVKEMVDSGELQSLLPKKQSLEDRLKRLINEADIMVFMKGSKDSPKCGFSRQTMDILKETGLPFSTFDILADEEVRQGLKTFSDWPTYPQVYVKGSLIGGLDIIKELKELGELTSSLKGES; this is translated from the exons ATGATCACAATACAGAGTACTGATCATTTTATTGAAACTTGCaa ACATTTGGGCCTGATAGTagttcatttttatgctgactgGGCTGAGCAATGCAAGGTTCTCAAAAACGTATTCGAGGAGCTTGAAAAGGATTCAGGACTTAAC CATGTTTTGTTCTTGGAAATTGAGGCTGAAACCCATCCAACAATTGCCGCTCAATATAAGGTCCTAGCTGCGCCGACAATAATTTATTTGATGGGTGGTAAACAAGTTGATAGAGTCGACGGTGTATATACACGTGAAATCGTTGAAAAAGTTCGTTTGCAT gCCGCCCTGGCAGATGATTTGGGGAACCTCCAACCATCCCAGATGACAACTAAACCTGTTGCTCCTCGTAACCCAGAAACGAAGGAAGAGCTCAATGCTCGACTGAGGAGACTTATTACAGCGGCTCCCGTGATGTTATTTATGAAGGGAGATCCAAACACACCGAAATGTG GCTTTTCTCGTCAAATAGTCAACATCCTGAACGAACACAATGCTGACTACCGTACTTTTGATATCCTAGAAGACGAAGCAGTTCGCCAAGGCTTAAAGGAGTTTTCAGACTGGCCGACTTACCCACAG CTGTATGTAAATGGAGATCTTGTCGGAGGATTAGACATTGTTAAAGAAATGGTTGACAGTGGTGAGCTCCAATCTTTGCTACCTAAGAAGCAGTCTCTGGAGGATCGTTTGAAGCGGTTAATTAATGAGGCTGATATTATGGTATTCATGAAAGGCTCAAAAGATTCCCCAAAATGTGGCTTCTCAAGGCAGACTATGGACATCCTCAAGGAAACCGG gcTCCCATTCAGCACTTTTGACATATTAGCTGACGAAGAAGTACGCCAAGGACTAAAGACTTTTTCTGACTGGCCGACATATCCTCAAGTTTATGTAAAAGGATCTTTGATTGGAGGATTAGACATAATCAAGGAGTTAAAGGAATTGGGAGAATTGACAAGTTCATTAAAAGGGGAGAGTTGA